The genomic region CGGGCCTATGAGCGGGCCGTATTGCGCCTCTTCGACGCCCTCGATCAACTCGAGGCCAGGCTGGCGCGCCAACGCTACCTCTTCGGCTCACAGTTCCTCGAAACCGATTGGCGCCTGTTCGTCACCCTCGTGCGCTTCGACGCCGTCTACCACGGCCATTTCAAGTGCAACATCCGCCGGATCATCGACTACCCCAATCTCTTCAACTACCTCAAAGACCTCTATCAGACCGACGGCATTGCCGACACCGTGAACTTCGATCACATCAAGCGGCATTACTACGTCACCCACGACGACATCAATCCAACCCGTATCGTCCCCCTCGGTCCCGACCAGGATCTGACGACCCCGCATGGCCGCGAGCGCCTCCGCTAGCAGCACCACCACCATAAGCTGATAGCGAATAGCTGATGGCTGATAGCGGGGAGAGAGACCATCCTGCGTTTATGTTGGGTCCGAGACCATCAGCTATCGGCCATATGCTCTTGTCTTTGACCGAGCAACGTAGCATTTCAGGACAGTCAGCCAGGGACCACTGCCCTATTCTGCCACGAAACTTTGTGGTTAGCGTTCGGGGCTCTGCCCTGATCCTGCTCTAACCACTCGACAGATCACGCATTTGCTTGCTCCATCCTGCGCGAGGGTGATGGCATTCCCCTTGCTCCTTTCTCCCTCCAGACACCATACGGCTACAGACTAAGGATGCTCAAAAAGTCTGCCAGCAAGGCCGCAGCGAGTAAAGGGCCGAGGCGTACCCGGAGGGTACGTTGAGGGTCTGAACGATGCGAGAACGCAGCTCGCAGGCTTTTTCAGCATCCTGCCCACCCATTGCCATGGAGGTTGCCATGCCTGTCCTCAAGCGACTCCAAACCTATCTCGATAGCCACAAGATCGCCTACAAGGTGCTCAGCCATGACAAGGCCTTCAGCGCCCGAAGGACGGCGGAGGCTCTCCATGTGTCAGGCGACCTGTTCGCCAAAGTGGTGGTTGTCAAAGCCGACCAGCGGTTTGTGATGGCGGTCGTCACTTCTACCTGGCGGATAGATTTCAAACGGCTCGAAGAGGTGCTCGACAGCAAACATGTGAGACTGGCAACGGAGCACGAACTTGCGGAACTCTTTCCTGACTGCGAAGTGGGGACGATGCCCCCGTTCGGCAATCTCTACAACATGCCTGTCTACGTCGATCAACTGCTCACCAAAGA from Nitrospirota bacterium harbors:
- a CDS encoding YbaK/EbsC family protein, with amino-acid sequence MPVLKRLQTYLDSHKIAYKVLSHDKAFSARRTAEALHVSGDLFAKVVVVKADQRFVMAVVTSTWRIDFKRLEEVLDSKHVRLATEHELAELFPDCEVGTMPPFGNLYNMPVYVDQLLTKDEHIFFDAGTHTGAMKLRYRDFAELVHPTVAQFHREPSTLQY